In the Pseudomonas orientalis genome, one interval contains:
- a CDS encoding acetyl-CoA hydrolase/transferase family protein: protein MVQLCSIEQAVDDVLARLPAHIHMGMPLGLGKPNLFVNALYRRIAKLPERALTIYTALSLGRPSLGDGLQKRFLEPFIERVFGDYPELDFLADLHKDSLPKNIRVQQFFMQPGSLLHSDSAQQDYVSSNYSHAARDINAAGLNLVAQLVASSAEHPDRLSLSCNPDITLDLLPMIAKRREAGETILVVGQVHTELPYMPGDAELGMDAFDYLLDEKDSTTLFSTPNMPVGFQDHFIGLHASTLVRDGGTLQIGIGSMGDALTAALLARQADNEAYRLLLTDVDVYQWAPLISREGGVEPFARGLYGCSEMFVNGLLVLADAGIIRRKVYPDVATQEQANAGLLDDAAQPDGISIHGGFFLGPRSFYQRLQEMSHAKRLQFNMTRISYINELYGQEELKRLQRQDARFINSAIMVTLLGAGVADQLEDGRVLSGVGGQYNFVAQGHALEGARSILILRSWRESGGEVSSNIVWEYGHCTIPRHLRDIVITEYGIADLRGQTDAQVIEALLKVTDSRFQEGLIEQAQKAGKLPKDFKLDPRFADNTPERLQAIQAKHRRLFPEYPLGSDFTGEERDLLRALNWLKSKFKLTEMLELGKAALDAPEPEVFPEHLKRMRLDQPEGFKEDLYQRLLLAGLQATAH from the coding sequence ATGGTGCAGTTGTGTTCAATCGAGCAAGCAGTTGACGACGTACTGGCACGCTTGCCGGCGCATATCCACATGGGCATGCCGCTTGGGCTGGGCAAGCCCAACCTGTTCGTCAATGCGCTATACCGGCGCATCGCCAAATTGCCCGAGCGGGCGCTGACGATCTACACCGCGCTGAGCCTTGGCCGCCCCTCCTTGGGAGACGGGTTGCAGAAGCGCTTTCTCGAACCGTTTATCGAGCGCGTGTTTGGTGATTATCCCGAACTGGATTTCCTCGCGGACCTGCACAAGGACAGCCTGCCGAAGAATATCCGCGTGCAGCAATTCTTCATGCAGCCCGGCAGCCTGCTCCACAGCGACTCGGCGCAGCAGGATTATGTCAGCAGCAATTACAGCCACGCCGCCCGCGATATCAACGCAGCGGGCTTGAACCTGGTGGCGCAACTGGTTGCCAGCAGCGCCGAGCATCCCGACCGCCTGAGCCTGAGCTGCAACCCGGATATCACCCTCGACCTGTTACCGATGATCGCCAAACGCCGCGAAGCCGGGGAAACCATCCTGGTTGTCGGCCAGGTCCACACTGAATTGCCCTACATGCCCGGCGATGCCGAGTTGGGGATGGACGCATTCGACTACCTGCTCGATGAGAAAGACAGCACCACGCTGTTTTCCACGCCCAACATGCCGGTGGGGTTCCAGGACCATTTTATCGGGCTGCATGCCAGTACCCTGGTACGCGATGGCGGCACCTTGCAGATCGGCATCGGCTCCATGGGCGATGCGCTGACCGCCGCCTTGCTGGCGCGCCAGGCCGATAACGAAGCCTATCGATTGCTGCTCACCGACGTGGATGTTTACCAGTGGGCGCCATTGATCAGTCGTGAAGGCGGCGTCGAGCCATTCGCCCGTGGCCTTTATGGGTGCAGCGAAATGTTTGTCAACGGCCTGCTGGTGCTGGCGGACGCCGGCATCATCCGGCGCAAGGTATACCCGGATGTGGCGACCCAGGAACAAGCCAATGCGGGGCTACTCGACGATGCAGCGCAGCCCGATGGCATCTCGATCCATGGCGGTTTCTTCCTTGGCCCGCGCAGTTTCTACCAGCGCTTGCAGGAGATGAGCCACGCCAAGCGGCTGCAATTCAACATGACCCGCATCAGCTATATCAACGAGCTGTATGGCCAGGAAGAACTCAAGCGCTTGCAGCGCCAGGACGCACGCTTCATCAACAGCGCGATCATGGTGACGTTGCTCGGTGCCGGTGTGGCCGACCAGTTGGAAGACGGCCGCGTGCTCAGTGGCGTGGGCGGGCAGTATAACTTCGTTGCCCAGGGCCACGCGCTGGAAGGCGCGCGCTCGATCCTGATCCTGCGCAGCTGGCGTGAATCGGGGGGAGAAGTCAGTTCGAATATCGTCTGGGAGTATGGCCATTGCACCATTCCCCGGCACCTGCGCGATATCGTGATTACCGAGTACGGCATTGCCGACTTGCGGGGTCAGACGGATGCCCAGGTGATCGAGGCGCTGCTCAAGGTCACTGACTCGCGCTTCCAGGAGGGCTTGATCGAACAGGCGCAAAAAGCCGGCAAGCTGCCCAAGGATTTCAAGCTGGATCCGCGCTTTGCCGACAATACGCCAGAGCGGCTCCAGGCGATTCAGGCCAAGCATCGACGGCTGTTCCCGGAATACCCGTTGGGCAGCGATTTCACGGGTGAAGAGCGGGACCTGTTGCGGGCACTGAACTGGCTCAAGAGCAAATTCAAGCTTACGGAGATGCTGGAACTGGGCAAGGCGGCGCTGGATGCACCGGAGCCGGAAGTGTTCCCCGAACATTTGAAGCGAATGCGGTTGGATCAACCGGAGGGGTTCA
- a CDS encoding c-type cytochrome has translation MKMLAAPATVLALWAGSAQAATNDDIAKRLEPVGQVCVQGQECKGMEVAVAAGGAGGAKTPDEVIAKHCNACHGTGLLNAPKIGDTAAWKERADHQGGLDGILAKAITGINAMPPKGTCSDCSDEELKGAIQKMSGLK, from the coding sequence ATGAAAATGCTGGCTGCACCAGCAACCGTACTGGCCCTATGGGCTGGCAGCGCTCAAGCTGCGACCAACGATGACATCGCCAAGCGCCTGGAGCCTGTGGGCCAGGTGTGTGTCCAGGGCCAGGAATGCAAGGGCATGGAAGTCGCTGTTGCGGCAGGCGGCGCTGGCGGTGCGAAAACGCCGGATGAAGTCATCGCCAAGCACTGCAATGCGTGCCACGGCACCGGTCTGCTGAATGCGCCAAAAATTGGCGATACGGCGGCGTGGAAAGAGCGCGCCGATCATCAGGGCGGTCTTGATGGCATCCTGGCGAAGGCGATCACCGGCATCAATGCCATGCCGCCCAAAGGCACCTGCAGTGATTGCTCTGATGAGGAGCTCAAGGGCGCCATTCAGAAGATGTCAGGGTTGAAATAA
- a CDS encoding cupin domain-containing protein, whose protein sequence is MDVGERLQSIRKLKGLSQRELAKRAGVTNSTISMIEKNSVSPSISSLRKVLGGIPMSMVEFFSEEILQEIPTQIVYKANELIDISDGAVTMKLVGRAHPSRAIAFLNEIYPPGADTGEEMLTHEGEETGILVEGRLELVVGLETFVLEAGDSYYFESTKPHRFRNPFDVPARLISAATPANF, encoded by the coding sequence TTGGACGTCGGCGAACGACTGCAATCCATCCGTAAACTCAAAGGTCTTTCCCAGCGCGAGCTTGCCAAGCGCGCGGGCGTCACCAACAGCACCATTTCGATGATCGAGAAGAACAGCGTCAGCCCCTCGATCAGTTCCCTGCGCAAGGTACTGGGCGGCATTCCCATGTCCATGGTGGAGTTCTTTTCCGAAGAGATACTCCAGGAAATACCGACGCAGATCGTCTATAAAGCCAATGAGCTGATCGACATCTCCGACGGTGCCGTAACCATGAAGCTGGTAGGCCGAGCGCACCCGAGCCGGGCAATCGCGTTTCTCAACGAAATCTATCCGCCTGGCGCCGACACGGGCGAAGAAATGCTCACCCACGAAGGCGAGGAAACCGGGATCCTGGTGGAAGGGCGCCTGGAGCTGGTGGTCGGTCTTGAAACTTTTGTGCTCGAAGCAGGCGATAGCTACTACTTTGAAAGCACCAAGCCCCACCGTTTTCGCAATCCGTTCGACGTGCCGGCGCGACTGATCAGCGCAGCCACACCCGCGAACTTTTAA
- the alr gene encoding alanine racemase yields the protein MRPARALIDLQALRHNYQLAREVTGAKALAVIKADAYGHGAVPVAQALAGEADGFAVACIEEALELRAAGIRAPVLLLEGFFEADELPLIIEQDLWCVVHSLWQLEAIEQAALSKPLTIWLKLDSGMHRVGLHPKDFQEAYKRLLGSGKVARIVLMSHFARADELDCVSSSEQVAVFEAARQGLAAEVSLRNSPSVLGWPSVPSDWVRPGIMLYGATPFGDDQAIATRLKPVMTLESKVICVRELPAGEPVGYGARFVTPKPMRIGVVAMGYADGYPRHAPTGTPVLVAGQRSQLLGRVSMDMLCVDLTDVPQAGLGSTVELWGRNILASDVATAAETIPYQIFCNLRRVPRLYSGA from the coding sequence ATGCGTCCTGCCCGTGCCTTGATCGACCTCCAAGCCCTGCGTCACAACTACCAATTGGCCCGCGAAGTCACCGGGGCCAAGGCCCTCGCCGTGATCAAGGCGGATGCCTACGGCCATGGCGCAGTGCCTGTGGCCCAGGCGCTGGCAGGCGAGGCCGATGGGTTTGCGGTGGCGTGCATCGAAGAGGCCCTGGAGCTGCGCGCCGCCGGGATCCGTGCGCCGGTACTGCTGCTGGAAGGTTTTTTCGAAGCCGACGAGCTGCCGCTGATCATCGAGCAGGATCTGTGGTGCGTGGTGCATTCGCTGTGGCAACTGGAGGCTATCGAGCAGGCTGCGCTGAGCAAACCGCTGACCATCTGGCTCAAGCTCGACTCGGGCATGCACCGCGTCGGCCTGCATCCCAAGGATTTCCAGGAGGCCTACAAGCGTCTGCTGGGCAGCGGCAAAGTCGCCAGGATCGTATTGATGAGCCATTTCGCCCGCGCCGATGAGCTCGATTGCGTAAGCAGCAGCGAACAAGTGGCGGTATTCGAAGCAGCCCGCCAGGGGCTGGCGGCCGAGGTCAGCCTGCGCAATTCCCCGTCCGTACTGGGTTGGCCGAGTGTGCCCAGCGACTGGGTGCGCCCCGGCATCATGCTCTATGGGGCCACGCCTTTTGGTGATGACCAGGCGATTGCCACACGCTTGAAGCCGGTGATGACCCTGGAGTCCAAAGTCATTTGCGTGCGTGAACTGCCGGCGGGAGAGCCGGTGGGCTACGGCGCCAGGTTCGTCACGCCCAAGCCGATGCGTATCGGTGTGGTGGCCATGGGGTATGCCGATGGCTACCCGCGCCACGCGCCCACTGGCACACCGGTGCTGGTCGCCGGCCAGCGCAGCCAGTTGCTGGGCCGGGTGTCCATGGACATGCTGTGCGTCGACCTGACGGATGTGCCCCAGGCGGGGCTGGGTTCCACGGTGGAGTTGTGGGGCAGGAACATCCTCGCCAGCGACGTTGCGACCGCGGCTGAAACCATTCCCTACCAGATTTTCTGCAACCTGCGCCGGGTGCCAAGGCTCTATTCGGGCGCTTGA
- a CDS encoding RidA family protein encodes MSIQRQLTNERMSQIVVHSGTVYLAGQVGDDMNAGIEQQTRETLANIERLLDLAGTDKTRLLSVTIYLKDIDADFAGMNTVWDKWLPKGAAPARATVEAKLCEPEILVELSVVAALP; translated from the coding sequence ATGTCCATCCAGCGCCAGCTCACCAATGAACGCATGAGCCAGATCGTTGTTCACAGCGGTACCGTGTACCTGGCGGGCCAGGTGGGCGACGACATGAACGCAGGCATTGAGCAGCAGACCCGTGAGACCCTGGCCAATATCGAGCGTCTGCTGGACCTGGCCGGCACCGACAAGACCCGCTTGCTGTCGGTGACGATCTATTTGAAAGACATCGATGCCGACTTCGCCGGCATGAACACGGTATGGGACAAGTGGCTGCCCAAAGGCGCCGCGCCAGCCCGTGCCACGGTTGAAGCCAAGCTGTGCGAACCGGAGATTCTGGTAGAGCTGTCCGTCGTGGCCGCGCTGCCTTAA
- the dadA gene encoding D-amino acid dehydrogenase, with amino-acid sequence MRVLVLGSGVIGVTSAYYLARAGFEVVVVDRQPAAAMETSFANAGQVSPGYASPWAAPGVPLKAIKWLLQRHAPLAIKATADIDQYLWMAQMLRNCTASRYAVNKERMVRLSEYSRDCLDELRAETGIAYEGRSLGTTQLFRTQAQLDGAAKDIAVLRESGVPFELLDRAGIARVEPALANVTDILAGALRLPNDQTGDCQMFTTRLADMCKQLGVEFRFEQDIQRLDYAGDRINGVWIDGKLETADRYVLALGSYSPKLLKPLGIKAPVYPLKGYSLTVPITNPAMAPTSTILDETYKVAITRFDNRIRVGGMAEIAGFDLSLNPRRRETLEMIVNDLYPQGGDLAQASFWTGLRPTTPDGTPIVGGTPFRNLFLNTGHGTLGWTMACGSGRLLADLMAKKTPQISAEGLDIFRYGNHQESAKHVHPAPAHQ; translated from the coding sequence ATGCGCGTTCTGGTCTTGGGTAGCGGCGTCATTGGCGTGACCAGTGCCTACTATTTGGCTCGGGCCGGCTTTGAAGTCGTGGTGGTCGATCGTCAACCCGCCGCCGCCATGGAGACCAGTTTCGCCAACGCCGGCCAGGTATCCCCAGGCTATGCATCGCCCTGGGCCGCGCCGGGCGTGCCGCTCAAGGCGATCAAATGGCTGCTGCAACGCCATGCGCCACTGGCGATCAAGGCCACCGCCGATATCGACCAATACCTGTGGATGGCGCAGATGCTGCGCAATTGCACCGCCAGCCGGTATGCGGTGAACAAGGAGCGCATGGTCCGCCTCTCCGAATACAGCCGCGACTGCCTTGACGAATTGCGCGCCGAAACCGGGATTGCCTACGAAGGGCGCAGTCTGGGGACGACTCAACTGTTCCGCACCCAGGCCCAGCTTGATGGTGCGGCCAAGGACATCGCCGTATTGCGCGAATCCGGCGTGCCTTTCGAATTGCTCGACCGTGCCGGCATCGCCCGGGTCGAGCCGGCCCTGGCCAACGTCACCGATATTCTGGCCGGTGCCCTGCGCCTGCCCAACGACCAGACCGGTGACTGCCAGATGTTCACCACGCGTCTGGCCGATATGTGCAAGCAGTTGGGCGTGGAGTTCCGCTTCGAACAGGACATCCAGCGCCTCGATTACGCCGGCGACCGTATCAACGGCGTGTGGATCGACGGCAAGCTGGAGACCGCCGACCGCTACGTGCTGGCGCTGGGCAGTTATTCGCCGAAGTTGCTCAAGCCGCTGGGCATCAAGGCGCCCGTGTACCCCCTCAAGGGCTACTCGCTGACCGTGCCGATTACCAACCCGGCAATGGCGCCTACTTCGACCATCCTGGACGAAACCTACAAGGTCGCAATCACCCGTTTCGACAACCGCATTCGCGTCGGTGGCATGGCTGAAATAGCCGGTTTTGACCTGTCGCTCAATCCTCGTCGGCGTGAAACCCTGGAGATGATCGTCAACGACCTTTATCCTCAGGGCGGCGATTTGGCCCAGGCCAGTTTCTGGACCGGTCTGCGTCCAACCACACCCGATGGCACACCGATTGTCGGTGGCACCCCGTTCAGGAACCTGTTCCTCAATACCGGCCATGGCACCCTCGGCTGGACCATGGCATGCGGCTCCGGTCGTTTGCTGGCCGACCTGATGGCGAAGAAAACGCCGCAGATCAGTGCCGAAGGCCTCGATATTTTCCGTTATGGCAATCACCAGGAGTCTGCTAAACATGTCCATCCAGCGCCAGCTCACCAATGA
- a CDS encoding Lrp/AsnC ligand binding domain-containing protein, whose protein sequence is MRTNTQTKRELDKIDRNILRILQTDGRISFTELGEKVGLSTTPCTERVRRLEREGIIMGYNARLNPQHLKGSLLVFVEISLDYKSGDTFEEFRRAVLKLPHVLECHLVSGDFDYLVKARISEMASYRKLLGDILLKLPHVRESKSYIVMEEVKESLNLPIPD, encoded by the coding sequence ATGCGTACCAACACCCAGACCAAGCGGGAGCTGGACAAGATCGATCGCAATATCCTGCGCATCCTGCAAACCGATGGGCGCATTTCGTTCACGGAGCTGGGGGAAAAGGTCGGGCTGTCGACGACGCCCTGTACCGAGCGGGTACGGCGGCTGGAGCGCGAAGGGATCATCATGGGCTACAACGCGCGGCTCAATCCTCAGCATTTGAAAGGAAGTCTGCTGGTATTTGTCGAGATCAGCCTGGATTACAAGTCGGGCGACACGTTTGAGGAGTTTCGCCGCGCGGTGCTCAAACTGCCGCATGTGCTGGAGTGCCACCTGGTGTCCGGGGATTTCGACTACCTGGTGAAAGCGCGGATTTCCGAGATGGCCTCGTACCGCAAATTACTCGGCGATATCCTGCTTAAATTGCCCCATGTGCGCGAGTCCAAGAGCTATATCGTGATGGAAGAGGTGAAGGAGAGCCTGAACCTGCCGATTCCTGACTGA
- a CDS encoding YkgJ family cysteine cluster protein codes for MSCNSQKVSALRRQIPSFECVPGCHDCCGPVTTSPEEMSRLPRKTAAEQKAAMDELNCVHLGPNGCTVYDERPLICRLFGTTKTLPCPNGRRPVELIHPRVEKQIHQYMASTRQVLV; via the coding sequence ATGAGTTGCAACAGTCAGAAAGTCAGCGCATTGCGTCGGCAGATTCCTTCGTTCGAGTGTGTTCCCGGTTGCCACGACTGCTGTGGGCCGGTCACCACTTCGCCCGAGGAAATGTCGCGCCTGCCGCGCAAGACGGCTGCCGAGCAGAAAGCGGCCATGGATGAGCTCAATTGCGTGCACCTGGGGCCCAACGGCTGCACCGTGTATGACGAGCGTCCGCTGATCTGCCGCCTGTTCGGCACCACCAAGACCTTGCCGTGCCCCAATGGCCGGCGGCCGGTGGAATTGATTCATCCACGGGTTGAAAAGCAGATTCATCAGTACATGGCCAGCACTCGGCAGGTGCTGGTGTAG
- a CDS encoding NAD(P)/FAD-dependent oxidoreductase, giving the protein MTASARHTASYYAASSVPHPDYPALLGEVRADVCVIGGGYSGLNTALELAERGFSVVLLEARKIGWGASGRNGGQLIRGVGHGLDQFAKVIGTDGVRQMKLMGLEAVEIVRERVERFQIPCDLTWGYCDLANKPRDLQGLAEDAEELRSLGYRHQVRLLQASEMASVIGSDRYVGGMIDMGSGHLHPLNLALGEAGAARQLGVQLFEQSEVTRIDYGTQVKVHTAQGQVHATTLVLACNAYLNGLNPHLSGKILPAGSYIIATEPLSEAQAASLLPQNMAVCDQRVTVDYFRLSADRRLLFGGACHYSGRDPSDIGAYMRPKMLQVFPQLTNVKIDFQWGGMIGIGANRLPQIGRLAEHPNVYYAQAYAGHGLNATHLAGRLLAEAISGQQQGRFDLFAQVPHMTFPGGKHLRSPLLALGMLWHRLKELV; this is encoded by the coding sequence ATGACTGCCAGCGCTCGGCACACCGCGTCCTACTACGCCGCCAGCAGCGTGCCGCACCCCGATTACCCGGCGTTGCTGGGTGAGGTGCGCGCCGATGTCTGCGTGATTGGCGGAGGGTATTCAGGGCTCAATACCGCCCTGGAGCTGGCCGAGCGCGGCTTCAGCGTGGTGCTGCTGGAAGCCCGCAAAATCGGCTGGGGCGCCAGCGGGCGTAACGGAGGGCAGCTGATTCGCGGCGTCGGTCATGGCCTTGACCAGTTCGCCAAGGTGATCGGCACCGACGGCGTGCGCCAGATGAAACTGATGGGCCTTGAAGCCGTGGAGATCGTGCGCGAGCGTGTCGAGCGCTTTCAGATCCCCTGCGACCTGACCTGGGGCTACTGCGACCTCGCCAACAAGCCCCGCGACCTGCAGGGCCTCGCAGAAGACGCCGAAGAGCTGCGCAGCCTGGGTTATCGCCATCAAGTGCGCCTGCTGCAAGCCAGCGAGATGGCCAGCGTGATCGGCTCCGACCGCTATGTGGGTGGCATGATCGACATGGGCTCCGGGCATTTGCATCCGCTGAACCTGGCCCTGGGCGAAGCTGGCGCTGCGCGACAGTTGGGCGTGCAATTATTTGAGCAGTCTGAAGTGACGCGCATCGACTACGGCACGCAGGTCAAGGTGCACACCGCTCAGGGCCAGGTACATGCAACAACCCTGGTGCTGGCCTGCAACGCCTACCTTAACGGCCTCAACCCGCACTTGAGTGGCAAGATATTGCCCGCCGGCAGCTACATCATCGCCACCGAACCCCTGAGTGAAGCGCAAGCCGCCAGCCTGTTGCCGCAGAACATGGCGGTGTGCGACCAGCGGGTAACGGTGGACTATTTCCGCCTGTCCGCCGATCGCCGCCTGCTGTTCGGCGGCGCCTGCCACTATTCCGGGCGTGACCCGAGCGACATTGGCGCCTATATGCGGCCAAAGATGCTGCAAGTGTTCCCGCAACTGACCAATGTGAAGATCGACTTCCAGTGGGGCGGCATGATCGGCATCGGCGCCAACCGGTTGCCGCAGATCGGACGCCTGGCGGAGCACCCCAATGTGTATTACGCCCAGGCGTATGCAGGCCATGGCCTCAACGCTACGCACCTGGCGGGCCGGTTGCTGGCCGAAGCCATCAGCGGCCAGCAACAAGGGCGCTTCGATCTGTTCGCCCAGGTGCCGCACATGACCTTCCCTGGCGGCAAACACCTGCGCTCGCCGCTGCTGGCCCTTGGGATGCTCTGGCACCGCCTCAAGGAACTGGTCTGA
- a CDS encoding DUF1127 domain-containing protein gives MNGMSDVRLALHSQELEAGEERAPSVPGDNRWSLFWRRRHTRKVLLTLTREQLRDVGLTAEQARHEGLKPFWRD, from the coding sequence ATGAATGGCATGAGCGATGTGCGGCTGGCGTTACACAGCCAGGAACTGGAAGCAGGGGAGGAGCGGGCGCCATCTGTGCCTGGGGATAACCGCTGGAGCCTGTTCTGGCGCCGGCGTCATACACGCAAGGTCCTACTGACGCTGACGCGCGAGCAATTGCGCGACGTGGGGCTGACGGCGGAACAGGCGCGCCATGAAGGCTTGAAGCCTTTCTGGCGCGATTGA
- a CDS encoding PLP-dependent aminotransferase family protein, which produces MTLYVNLAELLGTRIEQGFYRPGDRLPSVRALSVEHGVSLSTVQQAYRLLEDNGLAMPKPKSGYFVPPGRELPALPEVGRPAQRPVEISQWDQVLELIRAVPRKGTIQLGRGMPDVLSPTLKPLLRSLARVSRRQDLPGLYYDNILGCMELREQIARLSLDSGCQLTAEDIVITTGCHEALSASIRAICEPGDIVAVDSPSFHGAMQTLKGLGMKALEIPTDPITGISLEALELALEQWPIKVIQLTPNCNNPLGYIMPEARKRALLTLAQRFDVAIIEDDVYGELAYSYPRPRTIKSFDEDGRVLLCSSFSKTLAPGLRIGWVAPGRYLDRVLHMKYISTGSTATQPQIAIAEFLKGGHFEPHLRRMRTQYQRNRDLMLDWVSRYFPAGTRASRPQGSFMLWIELPEGFDALKLNRALMEQGVQVAVGSIFSASGKYRNCLRMNYAAKSTPQIEEAVRKVGTAAHALLAETAD; this is translated from the coding sequence GTGACCCTTTACGTCAACCTCGCCGAATTGCTGGGCACACGCATCGAACAGGGTTTTTATCGCCCCGGCGACCGCCTGCCTTCCGTACGCGCATTGAGTGTGGAGCACGGGGTCAGCCTGAGCACGGTGCAGCAAGCCTATCGATTGCTGGAAGACAACGGCCTGGCGATGCCCAAGCCCAAGTCCGGCTATTTTGTGCCGCCAGGGCGTGAACTGCCGGCGCTGCCCGAGGTGGGTCGCCCGGCCCAGCGACCGGTGGAAATTTCGCAGTGGGATCAGGTGCTGGAATTGATTCGTGCAGTGCCGCGCAAGGGCACCATACAGCTGGGTCGTGGCATGCCGGACGTGTTGTCGCCCACGCTCAAGCCATTGCTTCGCAGCCTTGCCCGCGTCAGCCGCCGCCAGGATCTGCCGGGGCTGTATTACGACAACATCCTTGGCTGTATGGAATTGCGCGAGCAGATTGCGCGACTGTCATTGGATTCCGGTTGCCAACTGACAGCCGAAGACATTGTTATCACCACCGGCTGCCACGAAGCCTTGTCCGCCAGTATCCGCGCCATTTGCGAGCCCGGCGATATCGTTGCAGTGGACTCGCCAAGTTTCCACGGCGCCATGCAGACCCTCAAGGGTCTGGGCATGAAAGCCCTGGAAATCCCTACCGACCCGATCACCGGCATCAGCCTTGAAGCCCTGGAACTGGCGCTGGAACAGTGGCCGATCAAAGTCATCCAGCTCACCCCCAACTGCAACAACCCATTGGGCTACATCATGCCGGAGGCGCGCAAACGCGCACTGCTGACCCTGGCCCAGCGCTTCGACGTGGCGATCATCGAGGACGATGTGTATGGCGAACTGGCCTACAGCTACCCGCGCCCGCGCACGATCAAATCCTTCGACGAAGACGGCCGGGTGCTGCTGTGCAGTTCATTTTCAAAAACCCTGGCGCCCGGCCTGCGCATTGGCTGGGTCGCGCCGGGTCGCTACCTGGACCGGGTGCTGCACATGAAATACATCAGCACCGGCTCGACCGCCACCCAGCCGCAGATCGCAATCGCAGAATTTCTCAAAGGTGGCCATTTCGAACCGCATTTGCGCCGGATGCGCACGCAATATCAGCGTAACCGCGACCTGATGCTCGACTGGGTCAGCCGCTACTTCCCCGCCGGTACGCGCGCCAGCCGGCCCCAGGGCAGTTTTATGCTGTGGATAGAATTGCCGGAGGGCTTCGATGCGCTCAAGCTCAACCGCGCCCTGATGGAACAAGGCGTGCAGGTGGCGGTAGGCAGCATCTTTTCTGCCTCCGGCAAGTACCGTAATTGCCTGCGCATGAACTACGCTGCCAAATCGACGCCGCAGATCGAGGAGGCGGTGCGCAAGGTCGGTACCGCTGCGCACGCCCTGCTGGCCGAAACGGCGGACTGA